A window from Candidatus Neomarinimicrobiota bacterium encodes these proteins:
- a CDS encoding acetyl-CoA C-acetyltransferase, with the protein MPRDKEIVIVDGLRTPYGSFGGSLKEYSATDLAVESTKTLLEISGISPEAIEHIIFGNVVQTSPDAAYLARHVGLRSGIPKDVPAVTINRLCGSGFETIIDAARHILLGEEEVILAGGTESMSQAPHSVWGARWGDMRLSNSKMVDILWTSLTDSYCGCSMAETAENLAEKYDISREACDEYAYRSQMAAHAAWEEGRMQDEVFPVNVKTKKGEEELFLDEHIRPDTSVEKLAKLSPYFSKDGTVTAGNASGICDGSASVIVTTAERAEKEGWEPIGRLHGWGVAGVEPSIMGIGPVAASKKVFESTGYSLDDMALIEVNEAFAPQYLAVEKALGLDREITNVNGGAIAVGHPLASSGTRLTITILKELKRRGEQFGLAAACIGGGQGAAVIVEAL; encoded by the coding sequence ATGCCACGGGATAAAGAAATTGTGATTGTCGATGGACTCAGGACACCGTACGGATCGTTCGGCGGTTCGCTGAAAGAGTATTCCGCTACGGATCTTGCGGTTGAGTCCACTAAAACCCTCCTGGAAATATCCGGAATTTCACCGGAAGCCATCGAGCATATTATCTTTGGCAATGTGGTGCAAACTTCGCCGGATGCGGCGTATCTTGCGCGACATGTTGGCTTACGAAGCGGTATTCCCAAAGATGTGCCAGCGGTGACGATTAACCGGCTGTGCGGGTCGGGCTTCGAAACGATTATCGATGCAGCCCGGCATATTCTGCTGGGCGAAGAGGAAGTCATTCTCGCAGGTGGCACCGAGAGTATGAGCCAGGCGCCGCATTCGGTCTGGGGCGCCCGCTGGGGCGATATGCGTCTTTCGAACAGCAAGATGGTTGATATCCTCTGGACCTCTCTGACTGATAGCTACTGCGGCTGCAGCATGGCGGAGACGGCGGAGAATCTGGCGGAGAAGTACGACATTAGCCGGGAAGCGTGCGACGAATATGCCTATCGCAGCCAGATGGCCGCACACGCCGCCTGGGAAGAGGGGCGGATGCAGGATGAGGTCTTCCCTGTGAATGTGAAGACCAAAAAGGGTGAGGAGGAATTATTCCTCGATGAGCACATTCGCCCGGACACCTCAGTAGAAAAACTGGCAAAACTTTCTCCGTATTTCTCCAAAGATGGGACGGTTACCGCGGGAAACGCCAGCGGAATTTGTGACGGATCGGCTTCGGTTATAGTAACAACTGCAGAACGAGCCGAAAAGGAAGGCTGGGAGCCCATCGGGCGACTGCATGGATGGGGCGTCGCAGGTGTGGAGCCAAGCATCATGGGAATCGGGCCAGTCGCGGCATCGAAGAAAGTGTTTGAGTCGACCGGATATTCATTGGATGATATGGCGTTGATCGAAGTAAATGAGGCGTTCGCGCCACAATATTTGGCTGTGGAAAAGGCACTTGGCCTTGACAGGGAAATCACCAACGTCAATGGCGGTGCTATTGCCGTTGGTCATCCGCTGGCCTCGTCCGGCACACGACTGACTATTACGATTCTCAAGGAATTAAAACGCAGAGGAGAACAATTCGGACTGGCGGCCGCTTGTATTGGCGGCGGACAGGGTGCGGCGGTGATTGTGGAGGCACTGTAA
- the mtaB gene encoding tRNA (N(6)-L-threonylcarbamoyladenosine(37)-C(2))-methylthiotransferase MtaB: MPKIEETFRPSEVKRVAFHTFGCKLNQSETSTIAHQFDEHGYEIVDIDDPADLYVINTCTVTHKADSKARSQIRRALRISPEAFVAVVGCYAEHNPDEIASIDGVDLILGAEEKFKLLDMLSNESKGENVWQKNPTPEVMLACDAGDYRSMESVPTLEMEGKTRIFLKIQDGCDYNCSFCIIPSVRGSGRSLPLSQVVDQAQQIAENGYKEIVLTGVNTGTYLDDDGNQLIDVLDRLSTLPGLERIRLSSVEPDRMTDDMLQLIAERPKICMHLHLPLQNGSDRILKKMRRRYQTKRYRDVVERAFALMPNAGLGADVMVGFPGETDDDFAETCELIESLPFSYLHVFTYSQRMGTDAADMENQVDPQTHQRRSFVLRQLSKRKRREFLDKQVGTVRDVLLEPGDGETYLDGWTGNYARVRIPYQPELINELLPVQLTERDGDYLKGNVIREQVEAA; encoded by the coding sequence ATGCCAAAGATCGAAGAGACATTCCGACCGTCAGAGGTCAAACGGGTGGCGTTTCACACTTTCGGTTGCAAACTGAATCAGTCCGAGACCTCCACCATTGCCCATCAATTTGACGAGCATGGATATGAGATTGTCGACATAGATGATCCGGCGGATTTGTACGTAATCAACACCTGCACCGTGACCCATAAAGCCGATTCCAAAGCCCGAAGCCAGATTCGGCGCGCATTGCGCATATCACCGGAAGCGTTTGTCGCAGTAGTCGGCTGCTACGCCGAGCACAATCCGGACGAAATTGCTTCCATTGATGGCGTCGATCTCATCCTCGGAGCAGAGGAAAAGTTCAAATTACTTGACATGCTCTCCAATGAATCCAAAGGCGAGAACGTCTGGCAGAAGAATCCGACGCCGGAAGTGATGCTGGCGTGTGACGCCGGCGATTATCGCTCCATGGAGTCGGTGCCCACCCTGGAGATGGAGGGCAAAACCCGGATCTTCCTGAAGATTCAGGATGGCTGCGATTACAATTGCTCATTCTGTATTATACCGAGTGTCCGTGGTTCGGGACGCTCACTGCCACTGTCACAAGTCGTTGACCAGGCCCAGCAGATTGCCGAAAACGGATATAAGGAGATTGTCCTCACCGGCGTCAATACCGGGACGTATCTAGACGATGACGGGAACCAATTAATCGACGTCCTCGACCGGCTGTCGACACTCCCGGGTCTGGAAAGAATTCGACTGAGTTCGGTGGAACCGGATCGGATGACCGACGATATGCTACAGCTCATTGCAGAACGGCCGAAGATCTGTATGCATCTCCATCTGCCGCTCCAAAACGGGAGCGATCGCATCCTGAAAAAGATGCGACGTCGCTACCAGACAAAACGATACCGGGACGTCGTGGAGCGAGCATTCGCACTCATGCCTAATGCCGGACTTGGTGCCGACGTGATGGTCGGCTTTCCCGGTGAAACCGATGACGACTTTGCCGAAACCTGCGAGTTAATCGAGTCGCTGCCGTTTTCATATCTGCACGTCTTCACCTATTCCCAGCGGATGGGGACCGATGCTGCAGACATGGAAAATCAGGTTGATCCGCAGACGCACCAGCGCCGGAGCTTTGTCCTGAGACAGCTGAGCAAACGGAAGCGTCGGGAATTCCTGGATAAACAGGTAGGAACCGTCCGGGATGTGTTGTTGGAGCCAGGAGACGGGGAAACCTACCTTGACGGCTGGACTGGCAATTACGCCAGAGTCCGGATACCGTATCAGCCTGAACTGATTAACGAACTCCTACCGGTGCAACTCACCGAACGGGACGGTGACTATCTCAAGGGAAATGTTATCCGGGAACAGGTCGAGGCGGCCTAA
- a CDS encoding 3-hydroxybutyryl-CoA dehydrogenase, translating to MKITKVGIAGCGIMGSGIAQVCALAGYETVVREVNQNLLDRGLDKLRASLGKSVDREQITQEEMDEALHKIHGTINLEEFSGCDLIIEAIVEDLDEKRELFGALEEVCDEMAIFASNTSSLTITDMASVSENPARFVGLHFFNPVPRMPLVEVVRSLETTDEVFAAAFGFAEDLGKKPIECKDNSGFVVNLLLVPYMLDAIRAVENGVAGIKDIDQGMELGAGHPMGPLTLLDFVGLDTTYHIADIMFNEYREKRYAPPPLLKKMVQSGMYGKKSGRGFYDYSGEEPTPADLNF from the coding sequence ATGAAAATTACCAAAGTTGGCATCGCCGGATGCGGTATTATGGGGTCAGGCATTGCCCAGGTTTGTGCGCTGGCGGGATACGAAACAGTGGTGCGGGAGGTAAATCAAAATCTTTTGGATCGCGGGCTGGATAAGCTTCGTGCCTCGCTGGGAAAATCGGTGGACAGAGAACAAATCACCCAGGAGGAGATGGACGAAGCACTCCACAAGATCCATGGGACGATTAACCTGGAGGAGTTCAGCGGATGCGATCTTATCATCGAAGCCATTGTGGAAGATCTCGATGAGAAACGTGAACTCTTCGGCGCACTTGAGGAAGTATGTGACGAAATGGCAATCTTTGCCAGTAACACCTCCTCTCTGACTATCACAGATATGGCGTCGGTGTCGGAAAATCCGGCACGATTCGTCGGATTGCATTTTTTCAATCCTGTGCCCCGGATGCCACTGGTTGAAGTGGTTCGTTCACTTGAAACTACCGATGAGGTTTTTGCCGCGGCTTTTGGTTTTGCCGAAGACCTGGGGAAAAAGCCCATCGAATGCAAGGACAATTCCGGTTTTGTGGTGAACCTGTTGCTCGTTCCGTATATGCTGGATGCCATTCGGGCGGTAGAAAACGGCGTCGCCGGCATCAAAGATATTGATCAGGGCATGGAGCTGGGCGCCGGACATCCCATGGGTCCCCTGACCCTGCTGGATTTTGTCGGATTGGATACCACGTATCATATCGCGGACATTATGTTTAATGAGTATCGGGAAAAGCGCTACGCCCCACCGCCGCTCCTGAAAAAGATGGTGCAATCGGGAATGTATGGCAAAAAATCCGGCCGTGGATTTTATGATTATTCCGGTGAGGAACCGACGCCGGCGGATTTGAATTTCTGA
- a CDS encoding glucose-1-phosphate thymidylyltransferase, with translation MKALITSGGRGTRLRPITHTQNKHLIPIANKPILHYALEYASQAGITEVGIVTNADSTDVQDAIGDGSRWGVEITYIPQSAPLGLGHVIKISEDFIGDDDFIFYLGDNIVVGGVQRFIDEFERAKSNCHLVLAKVKDPERFGVPKIKDNRIIQVEEKPEHPKSNFAVSGIYLYDKHIFEAVNNIEPSDRGELEISDAHQYLIEHGYEVSFSEITGWWKDTGKPLDLLEANRLVLDNLKTNYVDLSIDEDSAVLGRAEIAESARIINSNIRGPVIIGENCVIENSYVGPYTSIYDNTVILNSEVEYSIILDDCRIDDVALRIESSLLGKEAEIIRASPKPRTHRFIIGNQSRIELT, from the coding sequence ATGAAGGCACTTATCACCAGCGGGGGACGGGGCACGCGGCTGCGGCCGATTACCCACACCCAGAACAAGCACCTGATCCCTATTGCGAACAAGCCGATTCTGCACTACGCACTGGAGTATGCCAGCCAGGCAGGGATAACAGAGGTTGGCATAGTGACAAATGCCGACAGTACCGACGTGCAGGATGCCATTGGCGACGGCAGCCGATGGGGCGTTGAGATCACCTATATTCCCCAGAGCGCGCCGTTGGGATTGGGGCATGTGATTAAGATCTCCGAGGATTTCATCGGTGATGATGACTTTATCTTTTATCTTGGTGATAACATTGTGGTTGGTGGTGTACAGCGATTTATCGATGAATTCGAGCGGGCCAAGAGTAACTGTCACCTGGTTCTGGCAAAGGTGAAGGATCCGGAGCGGTTTGGTGTCCCAAAAATCAAAGATAACCGGATCATCCAGGTGGAGGAAAAACCGGAGCACCCCAAAAGCAATTTTGCGGTTTCCGGGATTTACTTATACGACAAACATATCTTCGAAGCGGTAAACAACATTGAACCCAGCGATCGTGGTGAATTGGAGATCTCCGATGCGCACCAGTATCTCATTGAACACGGGTACGAGGTGAGTTTTTCCGAAATTACCGGGTGGTGGAAGGATACCGGGAAACCGTTGGATTTGCTGGAAGCGAACCGGTTGGTTTTGGACAATCTCAAGACGAATTATGTAGATCTGAGCATTGATGAAGACTCAGCAGTGCTTGGGCGGGCCGAAATCGCTGAAAGTGCCAGAATCATCAACTCGAACATTCGTGGCCCGGTCATCATTGGAGAAAATTGTGTTATCGAAAACTCGTATGTGGGACCGTACACCTCCATCTATGATAATACGGTGATTCTGAACAGCGAGGTGGAGTACAGTATTATTCTGGACGACTGCCGTATCGACGATGTGGCGCTCCGCATTGAGAGTAGTCTGCTGGGTAAAGAAGCAGAAATTATCAGAGCTTCACCCAAGCCCCGGACGCACCGGTTCATTATTGGTAATCAGAGTCGAATTGAATTAACGTAA
- a CDS encoding TlpA family protein disulfide reductase codes for MSATQSKPGDFPMIYSRILIALLLLFTIPMHVDGQVDSTVQVETSTTIDSVIGTAAPTFFLKSLEGDPFFLSRYVGEDARERLQKPLVFSFFASWCIPCRAEIPKLHDIQGEFPQVGIMLVNVAEKPDTVSRFVTKMGFDLPVLLDPYSVVAKKYKVVNKQNMARLPATVIIDEAGLIRYFHQGYQKGDEEKVREVLGDITSGEE; via the coding sequence ATGAGCGCAACCCAAAGCAAACCAGGTGATTTTCCAATGATATATTCCCGGATACTGATAGCACTTTTGCTCCTTTTTACAATTCCAATGCATGTTGACGGGCAGGTGGACAGTACTGTCCAGGTGGAAACCTCTACAACTATTGACTCTGTGATCGGAACAGCGGCGCCCACCTTTTTTCTGAAGTCGCTCGAGGGGGATCCGTTTTTTCTCAGCCGGTACGTCGGGGAAGATGCCCGTGAGCGATTACAGAAGCCGCTCGTGTTCAGTTTTTTTGCCTCGTGGTGTATCCCATGTCGGGCAGAAATACCAAAATTGCACGATATCCAGGGGGAGTTTCCTCAGGTCGGAATCATGCTCGTCAATGTTGCGGAAAAGCCAGATACGGTCTCCAGATTTGTGACAAAAATGGGGTTTGATCTCCCGGTTCTGCTCGATCCCTATAGTGTCGTTGCGAAAAAATACAAAGTGGTGAATAAGCAAAATATGGCGCGGCTCCCGGCAACCGTCATCATCGATGAGGCCGGTCTTATCCGCTATTTCCACCAGGGATACCAAAAGGGGGATGAGGAGAAGGTGCGGGAGGTGTTGGGAGATATTACCTCCGGGGAAGAGTAA
- a CDS encoding endonuclease domain-containing protein, whose product MRQMNTLDNPFSLASINPDLREHIKKRCRKLRQQQTPVEKKMWEAIRNRQIGGVKFYRQAPLIVTDRGDTGFYIVDFYSHECRLAIELDGKIHRSRREYDRWLSEIIRQYDIRIERWTNKMILEQLPVVVKQLSRIVEEQRR is encoded by the coding sequence ATGCGACAAATGAACACCTTAGACAATCCATTTTCACTTGCTAGCATTAATCCTGACTTACGGGAGCATATTAAAAAACGATGTCGGAAGCTCCGACAACAACAAACTCCAGTTGAGAAAAAAATGTGGGAGGCAATTCGAAACCGGCAAATTGGAGGTGTAAAATTTTATCGACAGGCTCCATTGATTGTGACAGACAGAGGGGATACGGGTTTTTACATCGTTGATTTTTATAGTCATGAATGTCGGTTGGCAATCGAATTGGATGGCAAAATACATCGGTCTCGGAGGGAATATGATCGCTGGCTATCGGAGATAATCCGGCAGTATGATATCAGAATTGAACGATGGACGAATAAAATGATTTTGGAGCAACTCCCGGTGGTTGTTAAACAACTCTCCAGGATCGTGGAAGAACAGAGGCGCTGA
- a CDS encoding 3-isopropylmalate dehydratase large subunit (catalyzes the isomerization between 2-isopropylmalate and 3-isopropylmalate in leucine biosynthesis) has protein sequence MTQKTLAHAAGVDAVEPGEVIFPEINLAAGSDNAIPQASRVLEDLDSKQVFNPEKVAVASDHFHLNNSRTALQRNSTVSRFASKFKIAKHDLPGRGGVAHIHNSDSGRVIPGDVVVAADSHACAYGALGAFGMPVGGTDLAMAMTLGKLWIQIPGAIRVTFTGEPSQLVTGKDLGLMMLRELGPTGALGKSIEFAGESLEVFPIGDRFILADMAFECGAINGMMVPHGKALEYLGDKAEREAQYFMADDDAEYEDSIEINAEELEPLIADVERPGTVFGVSALEKSVPVDQVVIGGCGGAQVEDLYLAAKVMKYRQIDENVRLLIIPGSVETYRRLINEGLASIFTELGASIWAPTCGPCPDTAIAELAPGETGVVTTRGRSYQNGSQVYSASVAVAAASAVTGHLTDPRDLIGEIETPTPGADSEFQ, from the coding sequence ATGACTCAAAAAACGCTGGCGCACGCTGCCGGCGTAGATGCTGTTGAACCGGGAGAAGTAATTTTCCCGGAGATTAATCTGGCTGCAGGCTCGGACAATGCCATCCCACAGGCCAGCCGGGTCTTGGAAGATCTTGATTCCAAACAGGTGTTTAATCCGGAGAAAGTGGCTGTCGCCAGCGATCATTTTCATTTAAATAACAGTCGAACCGCCCTTCAACGTAATTCGACCGTCAGCCGATTTGCTTCCAAATTTAAAATAGCGAAACATGACCTGCCAGGCCGCGGCGGCGTGGCGCATATCCATAACAGTGATTCCGGCCGCGTGATTCCCGGCGATGTGGTTGTCGCTGCCGATTCCCACGCGTGTGCCTACGGTGCGCTCGGCGCCTTTGGGATGCCGGTCGGTGGCACCGATCTGGCCATGGCGATGACTCTCGGAAAACTCTGGATACAAATACCGGGTGCGATCAGGGTTACCTTTACCGGCGAGCCGAGTCAGCTGGTGACCGGTAAAGATCTGGGGCTGATGATGCTCCGTGAACTGGGGCCGACTGGAGCGTTGGGCAAGTCCATCGAATTTGCCGGCGAATCGCTGGAAGTATTTCCCATCGGTGACCGTTTTATTCTCGCCGATATGGCCTTCGAGTGCGGAGCCATTAACGGAATGATGGTGCCTCACGGTAAGGCGCTGGAATACCTCGGCGACAAGGCCGAGCGGGAAGCCCAGTATTTCATGGCAGACGATGACGCAGAATATGAAGACTCAATCGAGATTAACGCAGAGGAACTGGAACCACTCATTGCCGATGTTGAACGGCCTGGCACCGTGTTCGGTGTGTCGGCACTGGAAAAGTCTGTGCCGGTGGATCAGGTAGTCATCGGCGGCTGCGGCGGCGCCCAGGTCGAGGATTTGTATCTGGCGGCGAAGGTGATGAAGTATCGCCAAATTGACGAAAACGTCCGGCTGCTTATTATCCCGGGCTCAGTGGAAACCTACCGCCGGTTAATCAACGAGGGGCTGGCAAGCATCTTTACCGAACTGGGGGCATCCATTTGGGCGCCGACCTGCGGGCCGTGCCCGGACACCGCCATCGCTGAACTGGCGCCTGGTGAGACCGGTGTTGTCACCACCCGAGGCCGATCGTACCAGAACGGGTCCCAGGTTTACTCCGCCAGCGTGGCGGTGGCAGCCGCCTCGGCCGTCACCGGTCACCTGACCGACCCGCGCGATCTGATAGGCGAAATTGAAACACCAACTCCAGGAGCAGACAGTGAATTCCAGTGA
- a CDS encoding zinc-dependent alcohol dehydrogenase family protein has product MRAMVITDFGDTDVFEEQDWEKPTPGPTELLVKVHATSINPVDFKIRQAGSWAGVEPPAIIGYDVSGVVEGIGDGVKDFEPGDEVFYTPEIFKGQGSYAEYHVADESIVAKKPKNISHEEAATIPLAGATAYDAMITRGIVEAGDTVLIHGAGGVGALATQIAVAAGARVITVCSDYMEETVTEYGAEPINYKTDNFVEIVHEKTDGDGVDLVFDTVGGNTMTQSIDVTKSHGRMVNIVGTNTDLSRANFPNITVHFLFIERERYKLDRLRTLIEREQLKPLVDSVMELQDVSEAHRRLEKGGVKGKIALKV; this is encoded by the coding sequence ATGAGAGCGATGGTAATCACCGATTTTGGCGATACTGATGTCTTCGAAGAACAGGACTGGGAAAAGCCGACACCGGGTCCAACCGAACTATTGGTAAAAGTTCACGCAACATCTATTAATCCGGTGGACTTTAAGATCCGTCAGGCGGGATCCTGGGCAGGCGTGGAACCGCCGGCAATCATCGGATACGATGTGTCCGGGGTGGTAGAAGGTATCGGTGATGGTGTAAAGGATTTTGAACCGGGTGACGAGGTATTTTATACCCCGGAAATTTTCAAGGGTCAGGGAAGTTACGCTGAATATCACGTGGCGGATGAATCAATTGTGGCAAAAAAACCAAAGAATATTTCACATGAAGAGGCCGCGACGATCCCTCTGGCCGGTGCCACGGCCTATGATGCGATGATCACCCGTGGGATCGTTGAGGCCGGAGATACGGTTCTCATCCACGGTGCCGGGGGTGTCGGAGCCCTCGCAACCCAGATTGCCGTGGCAGCAGGGGCCCGCGTTATAACCGTCTGCAGCGACTATATGGAAGAGACGGTTACAGAATATGGCGCGGAGCCGATCAACTACAAGACGGATAATTTTGTTGAAATCGTGCATGAAAAGACCGATGGCGACGGTGTTGACCTTGTCTTTGATACTGTGGGTGGGAACACGATGACACAGAGCATCGATGTAACAAAATCTCATGGCCGGATGGTTAATATCGTCGGCACCAATACCGATCTCAGCAGGGCGAATTTTCCGAATATAACGGTACACTTTCTATTCATCGAACGGGAACGCTATAAGCTGGATCGACTCCGCACCCTGATTGAGCGCGAACAGCTGAAGCCGTTGGTAGACTCTGTGATGGAACTACAGGATGTCTCAGAAGCCCATCGGAGACTTGAGAAGGGCGGCGTGAAAGGGAAAATTGCGTTGAAGGTATAG
- a CDS encoding ABC transporter ATP-binding protein, with translation MNGTNKTLVKVDGLKKYFPIRKGLFSTVQGQVKAVDDVSFEIRKGETLGLVGESGCGKTTAGRSLLRLIEPTAGSVIFEGKDLMAMEKNELREMRKEIQIIFQDPYGSLNPRMTVGGMLSESLKLHNIVPRDQIQTRVAELLDTVGLAPRHARRYPHEFSGGQRQRIGIARALSVEPKFIVCDEPVSALDVSIQAQIINLLQDLQKEFGLTYLFIAHDLSVVEHICDRVAVMYLGKIVELADGDDIYSNPMHPYTKALLSAIPVADPEYKKKRTVLEGDVPSPANTPPGCYFHPRCPVARENCSEVEQHLEELRPDHWAACMYARQDSNVGEAA, from the coding sequence ATGAACGGTACAAATAAAACACTGGTTAAAGTTGACGGACTGAAAAAATATTTTCCCATCAGAAAGGGGCTCTTTTCCACAGTACAGGGACAGGTGAAGGCTGTGGATGATGTGAGCTTCGAAATACGGAAGGGTGAGACGCTGGGGCTTGTGGGGGAGTCCGGCTGCGGAAAAACCACTGCCGGCCGTTCGCTGTTACGACTGATTGAGCCCACCGCCGGATCGGTGATATTTGAGGGAAAAGACCTCATGGCCATGGAAAAGAATGAACTCCGGGAGATGCGCAAAGAGATCCAGATTATATTTCAGGATCCCTACGGCTCGCTAAATCCCAGGATGACCGTCGGCGGTATGCTCAGCGAATCGCTGAAGCTGCATAATATTGTTCCCAGAGATCAGATTCAGACGCGGGTTGCCGAGTTGCTTGACACGGTAGGATTAGCGCCGCGGCATGCCCGGCGTTATCCCCATGAATTTTCAGGCGGACAACGCCAGCGCATTGGCATCGCCCGGGCGCTCTCGGTGGAACCAAAATTTATTGTCTGCGATGAACCGGTCTCGGCATTGGACGTCTCCATTCAGGCACAGATTATTAACTTGTTGCAGGATCTTCAGAAGGAGTTTGGCCTCACCTACTTATTTATCGCCCATGATCTCAGTGTCGTGGAGCATATCTGCGATCGGGTGGCAGTGATGTATCTCGGAAAAATTGTCGAACTGGCTGACGGGGACGATATTTACAGTAACCCGATGCATCCGTATACCAAGGCGCTGCTGAGCGCTATTCCCGTGGCGGACCCGGAATACAAGAAGAAGCGGACGGTGCTGGAAGGGGATGTGCCGTCGCCGGCAAATACACCGCCCGGATGTTATTTCCATCCCCGGTGCCCGGTGGCGAGAGAAAATTGCAGCGAAGTCGAGCAGCATCTGGAAGAGCTGCGGCCCGATCACTGGGCGGCATGCATGTATGCCAGACAGGACTCCAATGTAGGAGAGGCTGCGTAA
- a CDS encoding ribonuclease HI family protein: MNSSEKIDLTRAIFDYLPVQEFLDANPEFSERKVSEVRDEILDWLQEQAVDGSNDEVRSFSLFVDGASQPQRKQAAIGGVLYLNDSEIENFSENIGEATNNEAEYRAMLFGIEMLEKYEPDKVFIYADSELVVKQLNGEYQVKNDRMKKLYGKVMNALQIFPHYSIEHVPRERNKRADQLSKQGILKGESD, encoded by the coding sequence GTGAATTCCAGTGAAAAGATTGATTTAACCCGTGCCATCTTCGACTACCTCCCGGTACAGGAGTTTCTGGATGCCAATCCGGAATTCTCCGAGCGTAAAGTGTCGGAAGTCCGGGACGAAATCCTGGACTGGCTCCAGGAGCAGGCTGTGGACGGTTCCAATGATGAAGTCCGCTCATTTTCACTGTTCGTGGATGGCGCGTCCCAGCCACAAAGGAAACAGGCGGCTATCGGCGGCGTCCTCTACCTGAATGATTCCGAAATCGAAAATTTCAGCGAGAACATCGGTGAGGCGACCAATAACGAGGCGGAGTATCGTGCCATGTTATTCGGCATCGAGATGCTCGAAAAATATGAGCCGGACAAAGTATTCATCTATGCGGATAGCGAATTGGTTGTGAAGCAGCTCAACGGTGAATACCAGGTGAAGAACGATCGTATGAAAAAACTGTACGGCAAGGTAATGAATGCATTGCAGATTTTTCCACACTATTCCATCGAGCATGTGCCCAGAGAAAGAAACAAGCGGGCGGATCAACTCTCGAAACAGGGAATTCTAAAAGGGGAATCCGATTGA
- a CDS encoding YbhB/YbcL family Raf kinase inhibitor-like protein: MSIKIVSSAFEQEGMIPKKYTCDGADVSPPLEWSGVPDAAESIVLIADDPDAPGKTWVHWVLFNLPVEVTSLGEGVPKEATLKNGAIQGITDFGSNGYGGPCPPGGIHRYFFKVYALDNTLDLDSTARKADVINTMDGNVLAKGELMGKYERQ, encoded by the coding sequence ATGTCTATTAAAATAGTAAGTTCCGCATTCGAACAGGAGGGGATGATTCCAAAGAAGTATACCTGCGACGGTGCCGACGTCAGTCCGCCACTCGAATGGTCCGGAGTTCCGGATGCTGCTGAGTCGATCGTCTTGATTGCTGATGATCCGGATGCGCCGGGTAAAACCTGGGTACACTGGGTGCTCTTCAATCTGCCTGTGGAAGTAACTTCTCTGGGAGAAGGTGTTCCCAAAGAAGCGACGCTGAAAAATGGTGCTATTCAAGGTATTACTGATTTCGGCAGCAATGGCTACGGTGGTCCATGTCCTCCGGGTGGTATTCACCGGTATTTCTTTAAGGTGTATGCCCTCGACAACACCTTGGATCTCGACAGTACCGCCAGAAAAGCCGACGTGATAAACACTATGGATGGCAACGTTCTGGCCAAGGGCGAGCTGATGGGAAAATACGAACGGCAATGA